One genomic window of Quercus robur chromosome 6, dhQueRobu3.1, whole genome shotgun sequence includes the following:
- the LOC126689335 gene encoding 3-dehydrosphinganine reductase TSC10A isoform X1 yields the protein MSNSNLYYLFFLLLLLPLPLLLILYLLVRPRPVKIPIKNRHVFITGGSSGIGLALAHQAASEGARVSILARSLDKLEQAKQAIQLSTGIDVAVFAADVRDYDAVSKAISEADPIDVLIVNQGVFVPQELEKQELDEVKFMIDVNLMGSFHMIKAALPSIKNNRTDRGPASIALMSSQAGQVGIYGYTAYSASKFGLRGLAEALQQEVIADDIHVSLIFPPDTDTPGLVEETKLRPQLTSIIAASSGAMKADEVARKTLSGIKSGSFFIPCNFEGLLLSIATAGLAPQRSYLMAFVEIVAAGISRFAALCFHWSWYGSIEKWHTQNKNHS from the exons atgtcaAACTCCAACCTCTACTAcctcttcttcctcctcctcctcctccctctGCCTCTCCTCCTCATCCTCTACCTCCTAGTCCGCCCCCGCCCGGTCAAAATCCCAATCAAGAACCGCCACGTGTTCATCACCGGCGGATCCAGCGGCATCGGCCTCGCCCTGGCCCACCAGGCCGCGTCGGAGGGCGCACGCGTCTCCATCCTCGCCCGATCCCTCGACAAGCTCGAGCAGGCGAAGCAGGCGATCCAACTCTCCACCGGCATCGACGTGGCGGTCTTCGCCGCCGACGTCAGGGACTACGACGCCGTTTCCAAGGCCATCAGCGAGGCCGACCCTATCGACGTGTTGATAGTCAACCAAGGCGTGTTCGTTCCGCAAGAGCTGGAGAAGCAAGAATTGGATGAGGTCAAGTTCATGATAGACGTCAATCTCATGGGCAGTTTTCACATGATCAAAGCCGCACTACCGTCCATCAAAAACAACCGTACTGACCGCGGGCCCGCCTCAATCGCTCTCATGTCATCTCAAGCCGGTCAg GTGGGTATATACGGTTACACGGCGTATTCAGCGAGTAAGTTTGGGCTGAGAGGTTTGGCAGAGGCTTTACAACAAGAGGTTATAGCTGATGACATTCATGTCTCTCTTATATTTCCTCCAGACACTGACACTCCTGGCTTAGTTGAAG AAACCAAGTTAAGGCCACAGCTCACCAGTATCATTGCAGCCTCCTCTGGTGCAATGAAAGCTGATGAAGTTGCCAGGAAAACATTAAGTGGCATCAAATCTGGTAGCTTTTTTATCCCTTGCAACTTTGAGGGTCTGTTGCTGTCTATAGCTACTGCTGGTTTAGCCCCTCAGAGATCATACCTGATGGCATTTGTTGAGATTGTTGCTGCTGGTATATCACGTTTTGCAGCTCTCTGCTTCCATTGGAGCTGGTATGGAAGTATAGAAAAGTggcacacacaaaataaaa ATCACAGCTGA
- the LOC126689335 gene encoding 3-dehydrosphinganine reductase TSC10A isoform X2, which yields MSNSNLYYLFFLLLLLPLPLLLILYLLVRPRPVKIPIKNRHVFITGGSSGIGLALAHQAASEGARVSILARSLDKLEQAKQAIQLSTGIDVAVFAADVRDYDAVSKAISEADPIDVLIVNQGVFVPQELEKQELDEVKFMIDVNLMGSFHMIKAALPSIKNNRTDRGPASIALMSSQAGQVGIYGYTAYSASKFGLRGLAEALQQEVIADDIHVSLIFPPDTDTPGLVEETKLRPQLTSIIAASSGAMKADEVARKTLSGIKSGSFFIPCNFEGLLLSIATAGLAPQRSYLMAFVEIVAAGISRFAALCFHWSWYGSIEKWHTQNKMT from the exons atgtcaAACTCCAACCTCTACTAcctcttcttcctcctcctcctcctccctctGCCTCTCCTCCTCATCCTCTACCTCCTAGTCCGCCCCCGCCCGGTCAAAATCCCAATCAAGAACCGCCACGTGTTCATCACCGGCGGATCCAGCGGCATCGGCCTCGCCCTGGCCCACCAGGCCGCGTCGGAGGGCGCACGCGTCTCCATCCTCGCCCGATCCCTCGACAAGCTCGAGCAGGCGAAGCAGGCGATCCAACTCTCCACCGGCATCGACGTGGCGGTCTTCGCCGCCGACGTCAGGGACTACGACGCCGTTTCCAAGGCCATCAGCGAGGCCGACCCTATCGACGTGTTGATAGTCAACCAAGGCGTGTTCGTTCCGCAAGAGCTGGAGAAGCAAGAATTGGATGAGGTCAAGTTCATGATAGACGTCAATCTCATGGGCAGTTTTCACATGATCAAAGCCGCACTACCGTCCATCAAAAACAACCGTACTGACCGCGGGCCCGCCTCAATCGCTCTCATGTCATCTCAAGCCGGTCAg GTGGGTATATACGGTTACACGGCGTATTCAGCGAGTAAGTTTGGGCTGAGAGGTTTGGCAGAGGCTTTACAACAAGAGGTTATAGCTGATGACATTCATGTCTCTCTTATATTTCCTCCAGACACTGACACTCCTGGCTTAGTTGAAG AAACCAAGTTAAGGCCACAGCTCACCAGTATCATTGCAGCCTCCTCTGGTGCAATGAAAGCTGATGAAGTTGCCAGGAAAACATTAAGTGGCATCAAATCTGGTAGCTTTTTTATCCCTTGCAACTTTGAGGGTCTGTTGCTGTCTATAGCTACTGCTGGTTTAGCCCCTCAGAGATCATACCTGATGGCATTTGTTGAGATTGTTGCTGCTGGTATATCACGTTTTGCAGCTCTCTGCTTCCATTGGAGCTGGTATGGAAGTATAGAAAAGTggcacacacaaaataaaa TGACTTAA